The Manihot esculenta cultivar AM560-2 chromosome 8, M.esculenta_v8, whole genome shotgun sequence genomic interval ATATTACTCACTGCTGAAACAAAGCCCTGAAAGAAACAAAGATTGAAGCCATCAAGATGGATGACTAAGCAGTAAGCACATATAAATTTGAAATGAGTACACAGCCTGTTCAGAAGGAAGAAAAAGGGGTGAGGGGGCAAGGGCAGAAACTTAATGCAAAGTGGGTCTTGAATGCAACACTTGCTATCACTTACCAAGAGACATTCATGTTCAGCATACACCATCAAAAGCAAGGAAGAAAAATGTAAACAGAAAGAAAACACCCAGTCACATCCTTTCATTATCATCTTTTCTGTTATTGGAAGAAGGTTTCAACACAACAACATCATGTAAAACTTCTCATTAAGTTAGTAGATAAGAATAAAACTGAAGTTCACATGCAAACATACAATACAGATTAGGGTGGAGCCACCCTAATTTGGAAATTTGGTTTGGTATATTAAAGAATTTCATTTGAGCCAATTTCTAAATTTTGGACTCCTTCAGTTTGATTGAGATTCCTAGAACCACCAAAATCACCAGAACAAAATTAACAAAACTCCATGTTTTGTTTTAGATTTAGGGTTAGTTTATACTTTTCCTTTCTCCTTGCAGACGCCGTTGCCCTCTACCGACTGCCCCAGTCCCTCTCTATTTCTCTGTCAACTTTGTAGACTCTTTTCCCTCATGATTTCTTTCCCTTTCCCGTCAAGACTGATACCTCTTTGTTGCCCTCTATTTCTCCTCAAGGCATATATCCTCTTTATTCTTTCCCCTCTCCCTTCTCCACACAAAACCCAAGAGAGCTCCAACGCCTATATTTGCTTATAAGAACAAACCTACCTCTCTTCTTATTATGCCACATATCCCCAACCTCAACCATGACCTATTGGTCATAGAGCAGAGGTCATATAGGTCCCACATGATAGAGATCTGCTTATACTACTAATTGGGCTCAAGGGTTCATGCCATGTTCCTCACAACCATGACCATCAGGATCAAGTCTAATTAATACCCCAAGTCACCTAATCTTTCTTAATGAGCAccacatgatccttatgtaagaATCTTATAGGGGATTTATAGCCAAAAGGGCATATTAAATAACAAGGAGCTCAATAAACTCTTAACAGACATGGCACTAATATAGCTACAATAACATGGTATGGATCCCTAAGCTCCCAATGACTATTGACACCTCCAAATAAGAATAGAGGGAGTAGTCTACCCAAGAAATGATTGATTTGATCTCATCTGATTCCATGCACCAATCCAATGATGCCTTCAATTTGTACGCTTGCCTGGACGGGACATATGGCACACACCTATTGGGCGGAGAGCACCATATAACCCTTAGAGTACCAAGTATAGAACATTCTGAGACTTATAACTCCTGCATTAATCTGTCTTATTTACTGTCTCCCTCATTCTCCCATTTACTACCTCTTAACCACCTTTACTTAGCCATTAGAGTGCCAAGCATGGAAAGCCCCAATTGGCCCTTTGACCCCTCTTTGTTTACAAGAACACTATCCACATAAAAGTAGTCATAGCCTCAAATAAGTGGTTGTCTGAAAACACCCTAAGGTCACACGATGGCCTCAAGTCATCCCTGACAACGCAGCCCTTATCCAAACTCCCTGCCCATTACAAAATTATCAACTTCCTTTCTGGCTGCCAATAGAATCTCAAATTGACCTTAAACCCATAGCTGGTCATATCCATCCCTTCATTTAAGCTCTTTTTTTATGCTTGCTTATCTATAATGATTCCCTCTAGATGTTCATTTCCTGCTCATATACTCAGGGCCACAATCTCAGATCTTCAAAAGTACAATTATATCTCCTCATTTCTTATGGAGAAACTCTATTGGACAAATATCTACAGTAACTCAATGaggttattatgttttaagctttCTACATGTATAGAATAATATCTGTGTTGCTAAGTTGAGTTTAAGAGTGCAGTACTATTGtccattttgtaaaaaaaatttatccttATAATCATGTTAACGGGTGAGGAACAGTCTATCAAGATTTTCTTTACAATTTTCTTTTACCTATCTTCATCATGGTGAATATATTCTAAATTTGGATGAACTCAATTCTCTCTTTTTCAAAACTGAACCACTGAATTGAgccaaattttcttttattttattttattagggtCAGTTTATTTGTTATGAACAGTTCAGTCTTAAATTTTAAGAGGCTCAGTTAATTTTGGTTTGATTGGTTCAATTTGATTCTAACTTCTAAACAGAACCAACCAATTGCACACTCCTAGGCAAGCAGCAGCCAGCAAGCAAATTGAGGAAATGATATGCACAGTCCACAGAACAAAAcgggggaaaaaaaaaactaaaagaaCACTTCCAATTGTGTGATAGCTCATGAGATTTGGATAGCATGCACAAGAAATATGCATGTGTCCATGCAACAATCCAAGGGTTCTTAGTGCGAatcattcaaaataaatatcaaaCTTTTTCCTATTACTTTTTAGAGGCAAACAAAAGCTATATTGCAAGCAGCATAACGTTTAATCCCAAAGAGAACTCATTTTCTAACCCAAAATCATCTTAGACGACTACAAACCCCATGGCCTAATGCAAAAATATGCACCTGAACTATATTGGTTTCGTCTCTTCGCATTCAATACTTCTTCTGACCCCATCACACACATCCACATGATTCTTGATCCCCTTGCGCACCCtaacttatatttttataacacCCAAAACAcattttttcatataatttatgCATTTCAATATTTCACTCTTTCTCTATTTGTATATTCTCTTTCTTCCTTTTTGATGTGTTGAACTAAGTGAATATGGAAAAAAGTAAAGTTAAAACCCTTAAAAGGAATTTTTGAATATTATGAAAAACATAAATTTAGGGTTGTGTTTGTGTGTGGTGcgataaaaaaaaagtataggATGTGGATTGACCAAACCATAAAAGTTCAGAGATGATTTTATGCATTATGCCAAAAAACTATAATATGTTGGTTTAGTTAGCATACATGAGTTGAATAGTTTAAGTCAGCTTTCAAATTTACAAAAACAAATTTGTACAATTTGGTTTAAAAGTTTCTCCAACCACCATGAATTCCCCCATACAAGGCTATATCAACAGCCAGGCCTACAGCACCTATTATGTGTCCATAAAGTGATCAAAAATGCAAAAACAATAGCTATAGCAGGTTTGTAGCACCCTTGAAGCCCAAAACCATTTTCATATCACTGATAATATATGTTCCATAATTTTGCCTCAAGATACAGAAAGACTGAAATGCCATCCATGGCTGAAATATAACCTGAGATTTTCCAATCAGCCTAAGAGTTCCATATTGAACCAGAATCCAACAGAAGTTTAACTGAcatacttttaaataaatattaaatatacattataattctattttttagtaaaaaatagtaagaatataattttcataacaataaatgtatttaaatcaatgaaaaataagctttaatatattaaaattttatagcaaAACAAACagaattttcttttatagttcTATAACACAGTAAACTTTTGCTAACTAAACATTAATTTGTGAAGTTACAAGTTGACGAAATGAAGAAATCTTCATCTTTATTTGCAATTGTCACCGATCaattattactaattattttatatttaaatataattttaacttaataaaaataatttgggtgtattacattttttattactaatgatcaataaaaatattttgaacttAATAAACAATTAAGAAGGGTAGTTCTTATTTTAtggtaaaaaatttattcattttagtaattttgcaagaagaaaaatatatatatatatatcaaccaGCTTCAAATTCTATCCATTAATCCAGGTCAAAATCCCAAAGACAGatgctttatatatatatatatatttttttttttttttctaataagagGATCCACCTGCAGTAAACCCCGCCAGGTTGACCAGGTCAACCTCAGTTCTTTAGAAATTTTAAGCATATAAACCATAATAGTCACTGGTAAGGTTCTTTGTCAATAAATACAGTCAAGAAACAATATTTAATTGCAAAAATGGACATGTTAGAGTCAGTAAGTAAACATAAACAATGAATAATCGACTATAATAGGAATTACGTTGCGTCTTAAAAATACATGTCAGCCAAAATGCTTTAGCAAGAACTAGAAAATTATTAAGGAGCAAGCCAATAAATTAGGCCAACCCAAGATGTTTTTGTTATTCACTTATTTCTCTGTTGTTTATTTACCAATTTATCTTGTTTCTTGGGTTTATTTTCCCCTTTTTTAGGCCAAAAAAGAAAGGTGCACTTAATGAGGAAAAAAAGGATGCAATAAGAATTTGACCTTAGTACGAGGAATCAAAACATTTCTAGGAATAGGCAACCCAGCTGAGGTTGCATATTCCTGTGCTGCTAAAAGCTTTGCCTGCGTAAAACGAGTTCCTTCGACAAAAAGAGCCAACCAAAAAGGTCGAGGGAAGTCTTTTAGCTGTTGAAGACCTGACTGCAGACAGAATTCAACAAATTAAAAACAGGATCAAGAGGCATACGTAGACGGATACATATGCATCAAAGACAATGTGAAAGGCAATAAAGGAAACACCAGTAAGTGACACACACAGTTGCACACTACAAACATAGGGAGAACATACTTACAAACTCTTACCTTTAAAGTGCTTTCATCCTTGGCCCAACTTCTTTCCAGGAAGAGGTACTCAGAGAACCACATGGACCAGCCTATGACCTACATCATGTTGTGAACAGCAATTATCCTATGCATGTGGAAGTGCAGATCACAGAAACAATAAGTCAAATGCAAATTCATATGGCATTGCACATAACACGTGTTAGGAGATAGAAATAAATGCGTGAAAAACTTAAACATGCTAATACCTCAGATATCATACTGTAATGGAATATTCAGTAACTAATGCTGCTTAATCACATTTGTTGATTTTCTTTCCACTTTTCCAGCAAATTTTAAAGACAGAAATAAATGATTAGTCATGTGAGGAGGATAGAAATATAATCTGCAAAGGATATTGGTTCTCCCTAAGTTCCCAACTTTAACTTGCAATCTCTTAAAGACTTAAGATAACTTATCCTGCCTTTATGATGTACATGTCTGAGATAAAATATTGGTGTTAATTGTTAAATCACTTCCGAGTTCCAATTCCCATTTATTTGAATAGATTCCATTAAGAATTACTGAATTAGTTCAATGCTcagcagaaaaagaaaaagaaaaaaaaaacctcaaTTCCTATGTTAAGAACAAAAAGTTAGACCACAACTGAATTTGAGGCATCATAATTGATCAAGTTATCAAGAAAGTAAggttaaaaacttaaaatatacCGGAAGGACTTTTGATGATTTCTTCATGACAGCTAATGCACTGCCAAGGCATCCTGCCCGCTGTCAGAAGTGAACTCAGTGATTAGCCAGCAAtacaaagataaaaaaataaagaaaaaaaagagagactTGAATTCTCAAATAAGTAAGGAAAATAAATGCACAAGAAACTCATTCTAGATCAAACTATTTCTGCCTTATAATATGAGTACAGCACGAGCATAGATCATATTCAAATGCTGATGGTAAATAACTACATATGGGTATTTGTTTGTGTTGAAAGGTACTTATATAAGCACTCATCTGAGTGagcatataaatatttaaatttgtgCCTTTTCACATGTTTTCTGCTACAGAAAACAAGTTGCTCTGTGTATCAACTATATACCTGAGCCAAAACCCATCCAACAAGCCAATCAACGTCACTTCTGTGGTTGGGTACGAGAAGTGCATGTTCTTTGCCTGAAAAATTTACATCATGAGCATACAAATAAACCACCAAGTATATTTTTGAACTAGACCTAAATTTATACTTGACcaacaagagaaaaaaaaaacaaaaagccaCCATCTTGCTTAAAAAGTGTTTTTGCCTTACCCATTAAAGAGAAGGTCTCCTTATCTGTAAATAACTGCACCTGcagaataattattaataattaattgaaatgttCATCAAATTTAACCTATTATAaagtaaagaaaaaatatatacctAGTAACATATTCGATAATTAGCCATCAATGAATCCAGAAAATTATGCGtattgattataaaaataaaagattaaggatGCAAAAGGTCAAAAAGTCAAAGTTCAAAGAGtttaataaatcaaaataaaacaatagGAGTTCAATATActtttcttaattaaattatGGGTGTATTCAACCATTTTAAAATGGTTAAGAAAAAGCACTACACATGTTCAAAATCCCAAGTTCGTCACCAATCTACTAACCTTCAAATTCAATTCCAATGGGAGCAAGAAACATATTATTATGATCTTTATGGATCTAATTTGACTAGATAACCCTCCCTCTTTCTATCACCCTTAAATAGGAAACGCATCCTCTTATCTGACAAACAATGAATACTAATTGCATACAGCTACTTATAGATTGGCATTGTCAATTTATCATATGGAAATTTTCATGAACCAAACTAAACAATTTTATCTTATAAACCAAACATAATTTGGTTTTTAACAAAAAATGGACTTTTTCATTGAGCGTAAGTCCAATATAAGACCCAACCCCAAGAAAAACAATAATATACCTATAAAACTAAATgcagtattaaaaaaaaaaaaaacttatatgaTTTAATACAGTTCAGTGGTTCATAGCCTGGTTTGCTTTCTACAACATGAGAAACAGAACCTATACTGAATCCTAAAATACTAATACAGATTGGTGTATTATTTAGATTGCGTAGCAAACATCCTTAGTTCGTTGGGTGCATTAAGCATCCTCAAGCAACAAAATGTTTAACTTGACAACACTACTTGTCTAGAACACTCCAATAATTTGCTTTCTGCATCAAAGACCAAACATAGAAAAGAGCAAAAGCAACCACAGATTAAGAATGACACTATGCCATTAACTCAATCAAGAAACGACTTTCCAGAAACAAAAGCATGATCATCTAAACAGTTGCCGCTCAGATGAAGAAGATTACTCAAACTTCTAAACAAATGATGTCAAATTGGAGAAATTATaaaccaaaataataataataataataataagaagaatATGGCAAGACAAGagatgagtttttttttaaaaaaaattaaaccttcACTCCCGCCCACCAATCAAAAACCCATAcaagctccagccacaacagcTCTGCCAAAGCTCTATTGATCGTTCTGTATGTGCTCTTGGACAATGGCCGAATAAGAACAAAGCAGATAGCCTGAAAATTTGAGTCATTATGATATAGCTTTGGTTAAATCGACTGTCCATCTAAAGTCATCAACTCTAAAGATTtccataacataaacatatacaagAGATGAAGAGTTTGAATTGCATAAAGAAGTAGAGAATACAGCTAGACTGAAATGGAACTCAACAAATTGAAACTAAAAAACCAGAAATCGAATCcatcaacaaaaacaaaaaccgTATTCAACTAGTGTCTAAAAACCCATAAATGCAAAATTGAATCACACGAGATACCTGAATGAGATTAACAATAAGgccagaagagaagaagagaagtcCCAAAGGCAAGATGACAGCTACTGCAGGAATCGCCATGACCCAGAAATCACCACCACCTCCAGCACCAACACCGATCGAGAAAGATTTAAAAACAGATTGATTGGAGAGATCGGGGATGATACCCAAATCCAAAAAGTAAATGAAGGCTTAaaagatgaaaattttcaagctttttttattgtttttcaaTATCTTGGAAGTATCGAAGTGGATTTTTGGGTAATTATgtaaagggattgaggtagattGAGAGATGAGAGTGTGAGGCTCATGCACTGTGTGCAAGCGTGAgctatgatatgatatataGATAGAGAGAGCTTTAAACGCAGTTTCCCATTTCAAGGAGAAGAGAAAACTTTCCTtacctttcctttcctttcctttcacttccttttcttttccttcttctctCTGCTATGCTATGACaagttttctttgtttttttttaagaagATGACGAGTTTTCTTCCTCGTTGTACGCACCGATC includes:
- the LOC110621013 gene encoding 1-acyl-sn-glycerol-3-phosphate acyltransferase 2 isoform X1, with the protein product MAIPAVAVILPLGLLFFSSGLIVNLIQAICFVLIRPLSKSTYRTINRALAELLWLELVWVFDWWAGVKVQLFTDKETFSLMGKEHALLVPNHRSDVDWLVGWVLAQRAGCLGSALAVMKKSSKVLPVIGWSMWFSEYLFLERSWAKDESTLKSGLQQLKDFPRPFWLALFVEGTRFTQAKLLAAQEYATSAGLPIPRNVLIPRTKGFVSAVSNMRSFVPAIYDVTVALPKSSPQPTLLRMFRGQSSVVHVHIKRRLMKDLPETDDAIAQWCRDIFVAKDALLDKHIADGTFSDQEMQDIGRPIKSLVVVMSWSCLLVLGVLKFLHWSSLLSSWKGIAISSSALAIITILMQILIRFTQSERSTPAKVVPAKPNKGEAPITGQDKQH
- the LOC110621013 gene encoding 1-acyl-sn-glycerol-3-phosphate acyltransferase 2 isoform X2, translating into MAIPAVAVILPLGLLFFSSGLIVNLIQAICFVLIRPLSKSTYRTINRALAELLWLELVWVFDWWAGVKVQLFTDKETFSLMGKEHALLVPNHRSDVDWLVGWVLAQRAGCLGSALAVMKKSSKVLPVIGWSMWFSEYLFLERSWAKDESTLKSGLQQLKDFPRPFWLALFVEGTRFTQAKLLAAQEYATSAGLPIPRNVLIPRTKVHVHIKRRLMKDLPETDDAIAQWCRDIFVAKDALLDKHIADGTFSDQEMQDIGRPIKSLVVVMSWSCLLVLGVLKFLHWSSLLSSWKGIAISSSALAIITILMQILIRFTQSERSTPAKVVPAKPNKGEAPITGQDKQH